The following are from one region of the Jeongeupia sp. USM3 genome:
- a CDS encoding glycosyltransferase family 4 protein — protein sequence MKIGFIDVTATVSFGGVQTAVWQLAAALTDLGHEVHVIGGNGDIRPDLGGRDIGVHTFAFRSRERFPNFGSRFRRLAERYSMARNARQAVAGLDLDWVVLTKPFDFFWPMLMPQGSRTRFAFMSGGTDFFRGDRKLAKRIDAWMACSHFNAWQLQHHYKRFPKVIYNGVDVGHFRPLAASAKRAELGIGADEFVLAFAGRLVGWKGIRVAIDALAQLTDVKARLLLIGGGDALDELKAQAQRLGLAGRVLFVPPQPHAVLPDWYAAADAGVFPSIGDEAFGITIAEAMACGLPVIASHIGGIPEVVGNEGSCGVLVSPGDATAIADAVRQLLALPDRGRAIGERARARIVGRYTWTQSAQRLLAALGDAQGDRA from the coding sequence ATGAAAATCGGCTTTATCGACGTCACCGCGACGGTGTCGTTCGGCGGCGTGCAGACCGCCGTGTGGCAGCTGGCTGCGGCGCTGACCGATCTCGGTCACGAAGTCCACGTGATCGGCGGCAACGGCGACATCCGCCCCGATCTTGGTGGTCGCGACATCGGCGTGCACACCTTCGCCTTCCGCTCGCGCGAGCGTTTCCCGAACTTCGGCAGCCGCTTCCGCCGTCTGGCCGAGCGGTACAGCATGGCGCGCAACGCCAGGCAGGCCGTCGCCGGGCTCGACCTCGACTGGGTCGTGCTGACCAAACCGTTCGACTTCTTCTGGCCGATGCTGATGCCGCAAGGCAGCAGGACGCGTTTTGCGTTCATGAGCGGCGGCACCGATTTCTTCCGCGGCGACCGCAAGCTCGCCAAGCGTATCGACGCGTGGATGGCCTGCAGCCATTTCAATGCCTGGCAGCTGCAGCACCACTACAAGCGCTTCCCCAAGGTGATCTACAACGGCGTCGACGTCGGCCACTTCCGCCCGCTGGCAGCTAGCGCCAAGCGCGCCGAATTGGGCATTGGCGCCGACGAGTTCGTGCTGGCCTTCGCCGGCCGGCTGGTCGGCTGGAAGGGCATCCGGGTCGCGATCGACGCGTTGGCGCAACTGACCGACGTGAAGGCGCGGCTGCTGCTGATCGGCGGCGGCGATGCACTTGACGAACTGAAGGCGCAGGCGCAGCGGCTGGGTCTGGCCGGACGCGTGCTGTTCGTGCCGCCGCAGCCGCACGCGGTCCTGCCCGACTGGTATGCGGCAGCCGACGCCGGTGTATTCCCGAGCATCGGCGACGAGGCCTTCGGCATCACCATTGCCGAGGCGATGGCGTGCGGACTGCCGGTGATCGCCAGCCATATCGGCGGCATCCCCGAGGTCGTCGGCAACGAAGGCAGCTGCGGCGTGCTGGTCAGCCCCGGCGACGCGACCGCGATCGCCGATGCGGTCCGACAACTGCTGGCGCTGCCCGACCGCGGCCGGGCGATCGGCGAACGCGCGAGAGCGCGCATCGTCGGCCGGTACACATGGACGCAATCGGCACAGCGGCTGCTGGCCGCGCTGGGCGATGCGCAGGGAGATCGGGCATGA
- the asnB gene encoding asparagine synthase (glutamine-hydrolyzing), translating to MCGIAGFFLPDALPKMAIDASIDALRRRGPDAAHVIGWHRDGSRSDADAEYGLLHRRLSIRDPRPEADQPMRNDAGDIWICYNGEVYGWEDDAAALVRDGVVFNTRSDTEFILRGYERWGFEALLPKLRGMFALAVLDWRSRTLWLARDRLGLKPLIYHHGDDGRFAFGSLVRGVMPLVPAAARTLDADGLAAYLAHRYIPAPRTIFTGLRRLENGHLLRYDLDSGKLENRPYWQPAAGEGEPLALLDEAIGLRTVADRPVGVFLSSGVDSVVIASRLAAQGHNDLSTYTAAFAGSTLDESDAAAGIAKHLGLRHERIEVPNSIAADFDEIVATLDEPFADPSALPMWYLSRQTSEQVKVVLCGDGGDELFAGYKRYKQHLRSSWRGGFRLPLPYKPDVLGRNKLAQEAGLSWDDAYSLRFSGFGPQQRAALMPTRPARAHYWRDGVAATSPVESLLNRDLANYLPEYILRKADLVTMAHGLEGRAPLLDHHFVASVLAQPAAKRFTDPAKQLLAPAMAGLPDALNPFLQKKRGFNPPLTHWLQTDLADRYAGLGARLAVNSDGLLDAVAIDTLVAAYREGHGRYAEQVLQLLMLDASLAQLRACS from the coding sequence ATGTGCGGCATCGCCGGTTTCTTCCTCCCCGACGCCCTGCCGAAGATGGCCATCGACGCGTCGATCGACGCCCTGCGCCGCCGCGGCCCCGATGCCGCACACGTGATCGGCTGGCATCGCGACGGCAGCCGCAGCGACGCCGATGCCGAATACGGCCTGCTGCACCGGCGGCTGTCGATCCGCGACCCGCGCCCCGAAGCCGACCAGCCGATGCGCAACGACGCCGGCGACATCTGGATCTGCTACAACGGCGAGGTCTACGGCTGGGAGGACGACGCGGCGGCGCTGGTGCGCGACGGCGTCGTGTTCAACACCCGTTCCGACACCGAATTCATCCTGCGCGGCTACGAGCGCTGGGGCTTCGAGGCGCTGCTGCCGAAGCTGCGCGGCATGTTCGCGCTGGCCGTCCTCGACTGGCGCAGCCGCACGCTGTGGCTGGCGCGCGACCGGCTCGGCCTCAAGCCGCTGATCTACCACCACGGCGACGACGGCCGCTTTGCCTTCGGCTCGCTGGTCCGCGGGGTGATGCCGCTGGTGCCGGCCGCGGCGCGCACACTCGACGCCGACGGCCTTGCTGCCTATCTGGCACACCGCTACATCCCGGCGCCGCGGACGATCTTCACCGGCCTGCGCCGGCTCGAAAACGGCCACCTGCTGCGCTACGACCTCGACAGCGGCAAGCTCGAAAACCGGCCGTACTGGCAACCGGCAGCGGGCGAAGGCGAGCCGCTGGCCCTGCTCGACGAAGCGATCGGTCTGCGTACCGTCGCCGACCGGCCGGTCGGCGTGTTCCTGTCGAGCGGCGTCGATTCGGTCGTGATCGCCAGCCGGCTCGCCGCGCAAGGCCACAACGATCTGAGCACCTATACCGCCGCGTTCGCCGGCAGCACGCTCGACGAATCCGATGCGGCCGCCGGCATTGCCAAACACCTTGGCCTGCGGCACGAACGCATCGAAGTGCCGAACTCCATTGCCGCCGATTTCGACGAAATCGTCGCGACGCTCGACGAACCGTTCGCCGATCCGTCGGCGCTGCCGATGTGGTATCTGTCGCGCCAGACCAGCGAGCAGGTCAAGGTCGTGCTGTGCGGCGACGGCGGCGACGAGCTGTTCGCCGGCTACAAACGCTACAAACAGCACCTGCGCTCGAGCTGGCGCGGCGGTTTCCGGCTGCCACTGCCGTACAAGCCCGACGTGCTCGGCCGCAACAAGCTGGCGCAAGAGGCGGGCCTCTCGTGGGACGACGCGTACAGCCTGCGCTTCTCGGGCTTCGGCCCGCAGCAGCGCGCCGCGCTGATGCCGACCCGGCCGGCACGCGCGCACTACTGGCGCGACGGTGTGGCGGCGACGAGCCCGGTTGAATCGCTGCTGAACCGCGATCTGGCCAACTACCTGCCCGAATACATCCTGCGCAAGGCCGACCTCGTGACGATGGCGCACGGGCTCGAAGGCCGCGCACCGCTGCTCGACCACCATTTCGTCGCCAGCGTGCTGGCGCAGCCGGCGGCCAAGCGTTTCACCGATCCGGCCAAGCAGTTGCTGGCGCCGGCGATGGCCGGGCTGCCCGACGCGCTGAACCCCTTCCTGCAGAAAAAACGCGGCTTCAACCCGCCGCTGACGCACTGGCTGCAGACCGATCTCGCAGACCGCTACGCCGGGCTGGGCGCGCGGCTGGCCGTAAACAGCGACGGCTTGCTCGACGCCGTCGCCATCGATACGCTGGTCGCCGCTTATCGCGAAGGCCACGGCCGCTACGCCGAACAGGTGTTGCAGCTGTTGATGCTCGACGCGTCGCTGGCGCAACTGAGAGCCTGCTCATGA